One stretch of Gemmatimonadaceae bacterium DNA includes these proteins:
- a CDS encoding L-fucose/L-arabinose isomerase family protein, with protein sequence MTIHKLESNVGGKATAARTAKTARPATPVPHRVTLGVIVGNRGFFPGHLAASGRVDILRALEEEGIDAVIIDAAASNHGAIESRDEARACADLFRQHRDRIDGVVVTLPNFGDERAVADTLRLAGLHVPVLVHATSDDPTRMQIDHRRDAFCGKMSVCNVLTQYGIPYSLTSMHTQRPESPGFRQDLRGFAAVCRVVKGLRGARIGAIGARPAAFKTVRYSEKILERTGISVEPIDLSEIMGRIARLADSDVGVKAKLDEMKAYVETSGIPDVPLLKMAKLGLVMERWMKEVDVTISAVQCWTSMEEYFGVVPCTVMSMLSNANLPSACEVDVMGTISMHALTLASQTPAALLDWNNNYGDDPNKAVCFHCSNLPRDFFESHTMDYQAIIAGTVGRENTYGTIVGKVKAGPMSFARFSTDDATGVIRGYVGEGQFTSDPLSTFGGAGVVEIAGLQALLKHICRNGFEHHVAGTFSHVADAVHEATTRYMGWDVLRHG encoded by the coding sequence ATGACCATCCATAAGCTGGAATCAAATGTTGGCGGCAAGGCGACGGCCGCACGCACGGCGAAAACTGCCAGGCCCGCGACCCCGGTCCCGCATCGGGTGACCCTGGGCGTAATCGTGGGCAATCGGGGCTTCTTTCCGGGGCATCTGGCGGCCAGCGGGCGCGTCGATATCCTACGGGCACTCGAGGAAGAGGGCATCGATGCGGTGATCATCGATGCCGCTGCGTCCAATCATGGCGCCATCGAAAGCCGCGACGAAGCCAGAGCGTGCGCCGACCTGTTTCGACAGCACCGCGATCGGATCGACGGCGTCGTGGTCACGCTGCCCAACTTCGGCGATGAACGTGCCGTGGCCGACACGCTTCGGCTGGCCGGACTCCACGTGCCCGTGCTGGTGCACGCCACCTCGGACGATCCGACCAGAATGCAGATTGACCATCGACGGGACGCGTTCTGTGGCAAAATGTCGGTGTGCAATGTGCTCACGCAGTACGGCATCCCGTATTCGCTGACCTCGATGCACACCCAGCGCCCCGAGTCGCCCGGCTTCCGGCAGGACTTGCGCGGCTTTGCCGCCGTGTGCCGCGTGGTGAAGGGATTGCGGGGGGCGCGCATCGGGGCCATTGGCGCGCGACCGGCGGCCTTCAAGACCGTGCGCTACAGCGAGAAGATCCTTGAGCGCACCGGCATCTCGGTCGAGCCAATCGACCTGTCGGAAATCATGGGTCGCATCGCGCGCCTGGCCGACAGTGATGTGGGTGTGAAAGCCAAGCTGGACGAGATGAAAGCCTATGTGGAGACCAGTGGCATTCCCGACGTGCCGCTGCTCAAGATGGCCAAGTTGGGGTTGGTGATGGAGCGCTGGATGAAGGAGGTGGATGTCACCATCAGCGCCGTGCAGTGCTGGACCAGCATGGAGGAGTACTTTGGCGTCGTGCCATGCACCGTGATGAGCATGCTGAGCAACGCCAATCTCCCCAGTGCCTGCGAAGTGGACGTGATGGGTACCATCAGCATGCATGCCCTCACACTCGCTTCGCAGACTCCCGCTGCGTTGTTGGACTGGAACAACAACTACGGTGACGATCCCAACAAGGCCGTCTGCTTTCACTGCAGCAACCTGCCGCGCGATTTCTTCGAGTCGCACACCATGGACTACCAGGCCATCATTGCCGGCACGGTGGGGCGCGAGAACACCTATGGCACCATCGTCGGCAAGGTGAAGGCGGGGCCCATGAGTTTCGCGCGCTTCTCCACCGACGACGCGACCGGTGTCATTCGCGGATACGTCGGCGAGGGGCAGTTCACCAGTGACCCGCTGTCGACGTTCGGCGGTGCTGGCGTGGTGGAGATTGCCGGACTGCAAGCGCTGCTCAAGCACATTTGTCGCAACGGATTCGAGCATCATGTGGCTGGTACCTTTTCGCATGTGGCCGATGCCGTCCATGAGGCGACCACGCGCTACATGGGGTGGGATGTACTGAGGCACGGCTGA
- a CDS encoding ribulokinase — translation MTVVAGVDFGTQSVRVSIVDSVRGVIGHGVSEYPVQRRASDPDFATQSHAAHMRALVDAMRAALRDAGVDGNVVRALALDTTGSTVIPVGEGLEPLDDYYLWCDHRAKDEAARITAVAHELKLPAIEWCGGVYSSEWGFAKLLHWLRHNPDKRSQFVTALEHCDMVAAVLCGITDAAKVPRSICAMGHKWLWNASLGGYPPEAFFVAVDPLLAGMRDKLNGPYRTSESIAGALCPAWAGQLGLTAGIPIPVGAFDAHWDAVGAGVAEGDIVNVIGTATCIMGIAHSAGLVPGVCGVVPGSIHPDYMGIEAGLSACGYLFESLAARTGRSVGELSVGLDHYQAGQTGLLRLTWDNGDRTVLVNPNLGGVTLGWNLNSTAEDDLYAAIEGTAFHTRVIFDRMREHGVPIRRVIHGGGIPQKSEVLNQVYANVLNMPVLVPERSITSLGSAIFAFLACGEFTGIEQAQAALCPPYREVLPDARSVAVYERLYPVYRQLYFAMGTPDSPPTAMGQVLPMVRGIAAEVRHGRGG, via the coding sequence ATGACGGTCGTGGCCGGAGTGGATTTCGGCACGCAGAGTGTGCGCGTGTCCATCGTGGACAGTGTGCGCGGGGTGATCGGGCATGGCGTGTCCGAGTATCCGGTGCAACGCCGGGCCAGCGATCCTGATTTCGCCACGCAGTCGCACGCGGCGCACATGAGGGCGCTGGTGGACGCCATGCGTGCAGCGCTGCGCGACGCAGGTGTCGACGGTAATGTGGTGCGTGCGCTGGCACTCGATACCACGGGCTCCACCGTGATCCCGGTGGGCGAAGGACTGGAGCCACTCGACGACTACTATCTGTGGTGCGATCATCGGGCGAAGGATGAAGCGGCACGCATTACGGCCGTGGCGCACGAGCTGAAACTGCCGGCCATCGAGTGGTGCGGCGGCGTGTATTCGTCGGAGTGGGGCTTTGCCAAGCTCTTGCATTGGTTGCGCCACAATCCCGACAAGCGCTCGCAGTTTGTGACGGCGCTCGAGCATTGCGACATGGTGGCCGCAGTCCTGTGTGGTATCACCGACGCCGCGAAAGTGCCCCGCAGCATTTGCGCCATGGGCCACAAGTGGCTGTGGAATGCGTCGCTGGGCGGCTATCCGCCGGAAGCGTTCTTTGTGGCCGTCGACCCGCTGTTGGCCGGCATGCGTGACAAGCTGAATGGACCGTATCGGACGTCCGAGTCCATCGCCGGCGCGTTGTGCCCGGCATGGGCCGGGCAACTCGGACTGACGGCGGGCATTCCGATTCCGGTGGGAGCGTTTGATGCACACTGGGATGCGGTGGGCGCCGGCGTGGCGGAAGGGGACATTGTGAACGTTATTGGCACCGCGACGTGCATCATGGGCATCGCGCACAGCGCGGGGCTGGTGCCCGGCGTGTGCGGCGTGGTGCCGGGATCGATTCATCCGGACTATATGGGCATCGAGGCCGGACTGTCGGCGTGCGGCTATTTGTTCGAATCGCTGGCGGCACGAACCGGGCGAAGCGTTGGAGAGCTGTCGGTGGGCCTTGACCACTATCAAGCCGGACAGACCGGCCTGCTGCGGCTCACGTGGGACAACGGCGATCGCACCGTGTTGGTGAATCCAAACCTGGGCGGCGTCACGCTGGGGTGGAATCTCAACAGCACGGCTGAAGACGATCTCTACGCCGCTATCGAAGGGACCGCCTTTCACACCCGTGTCATCTTCGATCGCATGCGCGAGCACGGCGTGCCGATCCGTCGCGTCATTCACGGTGGCGGCATCCCGCAGAAGAGCGAAGTGCTGAATCAGGTCTACGCCAATGTGCTCAACATGCCGGTGCTCGTGCCGGAGCGTTCGATCACGAGTTTGGGCAGCGCCATCTTTGCGTTTCTCGCGTGCGGCGAGTTTACCGGTATCGAACAGGCGCAGGCCGCATTGTGCCCGCCGTATCGGGAAGTGCTGCCTGATGCGCGCAGTGTGGCGGTGTATGAGCGGCTGTATCCGGTGTATCGCCAGTTGTACTTCGCGATGGGGACGCCGGATTCGCCGCCAACGGCGATGGGGCAGGTGCTGCCAATGGTTCGAGGGATTGCCGCTGAGGTGCGCCACGGGCGTGGCGGATAG
- a CDS encoding ABC transporter substrate-binding protein — MPRPRLAWVLLMVVVSACSTRGDAPPGAPPHKVRVAFSPYVSWGPLIIAQSEGYFRNEGLEIEFVSALHSEESLVALITGDLDVRPGPLSAGFLSAVSQGARIRIVAGMGYLARDGCPYFGIILRRGIDTVGVPAIKRMRTSQDGYTRFLVSRMLAQRGVQLEDIETLRLPAPVMVSSLQSGAVDAIAASEPTLSRVAGAGQRWVTAQESSPDFQWGVIAFGERFLSREPDLGVRFLRAYRRGLAQYALGKTARNVTIIAQATGETPQATGDACWPAFQSDARPNWGSIATFQSWARAEGLLDQAVSESAVWDSSFVMASDRAAEPRKR, encoded by the coding sequence ATGCCGCGCCCACGCCTCGCCTGGGTGCTGTTGATGGTGGTCGTGAGTGCGTGCAGCACCCGCGGCGATGCTCCTCCTGGTGCCCCCCCGCACAAGGTCCGCGTGGCGTTCTCACCGTATGTCAGCTGGGGACCGCTCATCATTGCGCAGTCCGAGGGCTATTTCCGCAACGAGGGACTCGAGATTGAGTTCGTCTCGGCGCTGCATTCGGAGGAGTCGCTCGTCGCGCTGATCACCGGCGACCTCGACGTGCGGCCAGGACCGTTGTCAGCCGGATTCCTCTCAGCCGTGTCGCAAGGCGCGAGAATACGCATTGTTGCGGGCATGGGCTACCTCGCGCGCGACGGATGCCCATACTTCGGCATCATCCTGCGTCGCGGCATCGACACGGTCGGTGTACCGGCGATCAAGCGAATGCGAACGAGTCAGGACGGATACACTCGCTTCCTGGTGAGTCGCATGTTGGCGCAGCGTGGCGTGCAGCTGGAGGACATCGAAACGCTCCGTCTGCCGGCTCCCGTGATGGTGAGTTCGTTGCAGTCGGGGGCCGTGGATGCGATCGCGGCTTCGGAGCCAACGCTCTCGCGGGTTGCCGGAGCCGGCCAGCGGTGGGTGACCGCTCAGGAGTCGTCTCCCGATTTCCAGTGGGGCGTTATTGCCTTCGGCGAGCGATTCCTGTCGCGCGAGCCGGATCTCGGCGTCCGCTTTCTGCGCGCCTATCGACGCGGCCTGGCGCAGTACGCCCTGGGCAAGACGGCGCGGAACGTGACGATTATCGCGCAGGCAACAGGAGAAACACCCCAAGCCACCGGCGACGCCTGTTGGCCAGCATTTCAGTCCGATGCGCGTCCGAACTGGGGCAGTATTGCGACATTTCAGTCATGGGCGCGCGCGGAAGGTTTGCTGGACCAAGCCGTATCCGAGAGCGCGGTGTGGGACTCATCGTTCGTCATGGCCAGCGACCGCGCGGCCGAGCCGCGCAAACGGTGA
- a CDS encoding GNAT family N-acetyltransferase, whose product MNASTLSVQTYRPEFRSDFERLNRAWLESHALLEAADLVYLEDPEGQIVAKGGQIFFALDGNEVTGTCAAIPVSASVMELAKLAVTPAAQGRGVGRRLTLAVLEYARAAGARDVVLTSNTLLTSAIHLYESLGFRHAEMPADVRYETADVYMTLSL is encoded by the coding sequence GTGAACGCATCGACCCTTTCGGTCCAGACGTACCGTCCCGAGTTTCGGAGCGACTTTGAGCGCCTCAACCGTGCATGGCTGGAATCCCATGCGCTGCTTGAGGCTGCCGACCTCGTGTATCTGGAGGACCCCGAGGGACAGATCGTGGCGAAGGGTGGACAGATCTTCTTTGCCCTTGATGGCAACGAAGTGACCGGAACCTGTGCCGCCATCCCGGTGTCCGCGTCGGTGATGGAGTTGGCGAAACTAGCCGTCACACCGGCCGCGCAGGGTCGGGGTGTGGGTCGACGGCTCACGCTGGCGGTGCTCGAGTACGCCCGCGCGGCGGGCGCACGGGACGTCGTGCTGACCTCCAATACCCTGCTGACGTCGGCAATCCACCTGTATGAATCGCTGGGGTTCCGGCATGCCGAAATGCCGGCGGACGTACGATATGAAACGGCCGATGTCTACATGACGCTCAGTCTTTGA
- a CDS encoding Ig-like domain-containing protein: MRIVSGCQVAGRLRGALALALTLALNGCSGGDAPAPTPPTPVPNTLTVSLGVLSVTVGQGTTASASGQDQNGAGIATGSIVWSSSASAVATVDAGGVVTGLTPGQAQIIASAGSRQGQATITVQQAPVATVVVSPATATLEIGETRQLVASTLNAAGALLSGRTIVWTSSDSAKVRVSAAGLATAVAPGTVNLSASSEGKSGSTAIAATAIRVASLTIAALVAPIAPGQTAQLRAVATDSAGNTLTGRAISWRSQYTTIASVSDTGLVTAVSGGESTITASAFSKVGSAMVTVSRTNATQWTEVARLQGTANLSNGVSAVLRYADGSSLAVFSGPTWDAPRNQFSCMPIGYAAVRIASGPVLSTVTIVGTADVLHHNVATVGDFDGDGQPDLFFGNMGCDRTPYPGERNSVLFARGGGLLDASAALPPINASTHSTDAADVRGIGVSDIMVTIAGNFGCNQSLPTYVTNPRPSFTLGCPLTVGPYLLRSNRDGTFTYDANSLPDSVARAPNPPIPSWNWMFNSTLLDDVTGDGMPDLLLATAGNAPSAGVMYPNDGHGGFRTAPVRMPTGLFGAASTSVVKMRQWTFGGRHVVILSSVADLYQRSGLQFLEYVGGAFRDITSELMPTYGNSFYVQDFHVADLDLDGCPDLVLDEANPGPNDITVWVCRNGKFVPAPQPAARMGLHPVWIDGRPMLLSMQAPLGGVTPVATTVRLYDLR; this comes from the coding sequence ATGCGCATTGTCTCAGGTTGTCAGGTCGCTGGCCGGTTGCGCGGTGCGCTGGCACTCGCGCTCACCTTGGCACTCAACGGTTGCAGCGGCGGTGATGCGCCGGCACCCACGCCGCCGACGCCGGTACCTAATACACTGACCGTGTCGCTCGGTGTGCTCTCTGTGACCGTTGGTCAGGGCACTACTGCGAGCGCCAGTGGTCAAGACCAGAACGGTGCGGGCATAGCGACCGGATCGATTGTCTGGAGTTCAAGCGCCTCAGCAGTCGCCACGGTCGATGCGGGGGGCGTAGTCACCGGCCTCACGCCAGGGCAGGCCCAGATCATCGCCAGTGCAGGCAGTCGTCAGGGTCAGGCCACGATCACGGTACAGCAGGCACCCGTCGCGACGGTTGTCGTCTCACCAGCCACAGCCACGCTCGAAATCGGCGAAACACGCCAGCTGGTTGCCTCCACGTTGAACGCTGCGGGGGCGCTCCTCAGTGGCCGCACCATTGTCTGGACATCGAGCGACTCGGCGAAGGTGCGTGTTTCGGCCGCGGGTCTGGCCACTGCGGTGGCGCCGGGTACCGTCAACCTATCCGCCAGCAGTGAAGGGAAGAGCGGATCAACCGCTATCGCTGCCACCGCCATCCGGGTTGCGTCGCTCACGATTGCGGCACTGGTGGCTCCGATTGCACCTGGACAGACGGCCCAGTTGCGCGCCGTGGCCACGGACAGTGCTGGCAATACTCTCACGGGACGCGCAATATCGTGGCGATCCCAGTATACAACGATTGCGTCGGTGTCAGACACCGGTCTCGTCACTGCTGTGAGCGGCGGCGAGTCGACCATCACGGCCAGCGCGTTCAGCAAGGTCGGCAGCGCCATGGTCACGGTGTCCCGCACGAATGCCACGCAATGGACGGAAGTCGCACGCCTGCAAGGTACGGCGAATCTGAGCAATGGAGTGTCGGCAGTGTTGCGGTACGCCGATGGATCGTCGCTGGCCGTCTTCTCGGGTCCAACGTGGGACGCGCCACGAAATCAGTTTTCCTGCATGCCGATCGGATATGCGGCGGTGCGCATTGCCAGTGGTCCGGTATTGTCGACGGTGACCATTGTTGGTACCGCTGACGTCCTGCATCACAATGTGGCCACCGTGGGGGATTTCGACGGTGACGGGCAACCGGACCTCTTCTTCGGCAACATGGGGTGCGACCGCACTCCGTACCCTGGTGAGCGGAACTCCGTACTCTTCGCGCGCGGCGGAGGATTGCTGGACGCCAGCGCCGCCTTGCCGCCCATCAACGCATCGACCCATTCGACCGACGCGGCCGATGTGCGCGGCATCGGCGTATCGGATATCATGGTCACGATTGCCGGCAACTTTGGCTGCAACCAATCCCTTCCAACGTACGTCACCAATCCGCGACCTTCGTTTACCCTCGGTTGTCCCCTCACCGTGGGTCCCTATCTGCTGCGCAGCAATCGCGACGGCACCTTCACGTACGATGCGAACAGTCTTCCGGACTCGGTGGCGAGAGCGCCCAACCCGCCGATTCCCAGCTGGAATTGGATGTTCAACAGCACGCTGCTCGACGATGTGACCGGCGATGGGATGCCGGATCTCCTGCTGGCAACGGCCGGCAACGCGCCGTCAGCCGGGGTGATGTACCCGAACGACGGACACGGTGGTTTCCGCACGGCGCCCGTACGGATGCCGACTGGGCTATTTGGGGCGGCGAGCACCTCGGTGGTGAAAATGCGCCAGTGGACGTTCGGCGGCCGGCACGTGGTGATCCTGTCGTCGGTCGCGGATCTCTACCAACGGAGTGGACTGCAGTTCCTCGAATATGTCGGCGGTGCGTTTCGGGACATCACATCGGAACTGATGCCAACCTACGGCAATAGCTTCTATGTCCAGGACTTTCATGTGGCGGATCTCGACCTCGACGGATGCCCAGACCTCGTGCTCGACGAAGCCAACCCCGGCCCGAACGACATCACCGTCTGGGTGTGCCGAAACGGTAAGTTCGTACCCGCCCCGCAGCCGGCCGCGCGCATGGGATTGCACCCGGTCTGGATTGATGGTCGCCCGATGTTGCTGAGCATGCAGGCGCCGCTGGGGGGTGTGACGCCGGTGGCGACGACGGTTCGACTGTACGACTTGCGATGA
- a CDS encoding sulfatase-like hydrolase/transferase: protein MVVFMIARVWMFAAIIEGPEVRERLAEVVRMFNYGLRYDIRVGAIMLAPLTIAGLILLAWPRAARSYAARLPLVIATLVTAAALAAIANYFYYVTFGTYFDVFVYGLVEDDTRAVLSTIVADYPVVWVTLAIVVAAIVTTKATRFVSRRLLAAPWRRRPHWQEALIVVLCLAAYSLGIHARVSAVPLERKDAQVSSVKALNMLTPNALMALQWAREDHQRESEFPRASDSEGRALLAAFDAVPAGGSAVSVDAFTARTPANAYLAANPPHVVLALMESLGTHLLAQDDSAANDVLGRWRPYWRRDFTFTRFVSEGNSTMESLVRLLVSSPASYITQTRQQRVRYVSNIILPYKERGYRTVFITSGNGSWRNLGVFLLAQGFDEVIDQNEVMRRYPEAGSTTWGTFDDYSLRYARERLEEADRRNEHVFMVFLSMTNHPPYVVPAPYQAGPVSLDDATRRRLSALSYAPEQVVRTMQYANDAVGGFLEGIERGGPGAHTIVAVTGDHNVRGVAYPEAEEAVLAKAVPFFVHVPAPYRAHLALQYDPRRVGSHKDIMPTLYALSLSDARYFHRGVNLLSRDAPLSPWYFGFNDALAISDAGAFIAAGGEFRPWADTTGLRLGAAVTSSDSLTAQRMRFENFRALTWWQMNRQVNGQP from the coding sequence GTGGTCGTGTTCATGATCGCCCGCGTCTGGATGTTCGCCGCGATCATCGAGGGCCCTGAGGTGCGCGAGCGCCTCGCCGAGGTCGTCCGGATGTTCAACTACGGCCTTCGGTACGACATCCGGGTGGGAGCGATCATGCTCGCGCCGTTGACGATCGCCGGGCTCATCCTGCTGGCATGGCCGCGCGCCGCACGGTCTTACGCCGCGCGCCTCCCGCTCGTCATCGCGACGCTCGTCACGGCGGCGGCGCTCGCGGCCATCGCGAACTACTTCTACTATGTGACGTTCGGCACCTACTTCGACGTGTTCGTGTACGGGCTCGTTGAGGACGATACGCGGGCAGTGCTGTCCACCATCGTCGCGGACTACCCAGTCGTGTGGGTGACGCTCGCCATCGTGGTCGCCGCGATCGTGACGACGAAGGCGACCCGTTTTGTGTCGCGCCGCCTTCTTGCTGCGCCATGGCGACGGCGCCCGCATTGGCAGGAGGCGCTGATCGTGGTCCTGTGCCTCGCCGCCTACAGCCTGGGCATCCACGCGAGGGTCAGCGCTGTCCCCCTCGAGCGCAAGGACGCGCAGGTCTCGAGCGTCAAGGCGCTCAACATGCTCACCCCGAATGCGCTTATGGCGTTGCAGTGGGCGAGAGAGGACCACCAGCGCGAGAGCGAGTTCCCGCGTGCGAGTGACAGCGAGGGGCGCGCGCTGCTCGCGGCGTTTGACGCAGTCCCCGCAGGCGGGAGCGCTGTCAGTGTTGACGCATTCACCGCGCGCACGCCAGCCAATGCCTACCTCGCCGCCAACCCGCCGCACGTTGTGCTGGCGCTCATGGAAAGCCTCGGCACGCACCTCTTGGCGCAAGACGACTCTGCGGCGAACGATGTGCTGGGGCGGTGGCGCCCCTACTGGCGGCGCGATTTCACCTTCACGCGGTTCGTATCGGAGGGGAACAGCACCATGGAATCGCTCGTGCGACTCCTCGTGTCGAGCCCCGCCTCCTACATCACGCAGACACGGCAGCAGCGCGTGCGGTACGTGAGCAACATCATCCTGCCGTACAAGGAGCGCGGATACCGGACGGTGTTCATCACGTCGGGCAACGGGTCGTGGAGGAACCTCGGCGTGTTCCTGTTGGCGCAGGGCTTCGACGAGGTGATCGACCAGAACGAGGTGATGCGCCGGTACCCCGAGGCCGGATCGACAACCTGGGGCACGTTCGACGATTACTCGCTGCGGTACGCGCGCGAGCGACTGGAGGAGGCGGATCGGAGGAACGAGCATGTGTTCATGGTCTTCCTCAGCATGACGAACCACCCGCCGTATGTTGTGCCGGCGCCCTACCAGGCGGGGCCCGTTTCCCTCGACGACGCAACGCGACGCCGGCTCTCGGCGCTCTCCTATGCCCCCGAGCAGGTCGTGCGGACAATGCAGTACGCGAACGACGCGGTGGGAGGCTTCCTTGAGGGGATAGAGCGGGGGGGCCCCGGGGCGCACACGATCGTCGCGGTAACGGGGGATCACAATGTGCGCGGGGTTGCGTATCCGGAGGCCGAGGAGGCCGTCCTCGCGAAGGCGGTCCCGTTCTTCGTGCACGTCCCCGCGCCGTACCGCGCGCATCTGGCGCTGCAGTACGATCCGCGAAGGGTCGGAAGCCACAAGGACATCATGCCGACGCTCTACGCGCTGAGTCTCTCCGACGCGAGGTACTTCCACCGCGGAGTGAACCTGCTGTCGCGCGACGCGCCGTTGTCGCCGTGGTACTTCGGGTTCAACGACGCGCTGGCCATCTCGGACGCGGGGGCGTTTATCGCGGCCGGCGGCGAGTTCCGGCCGTGGGCGGACACGACGGGGCTGCGACTGGGCGCTGCGGTGACGTCGAGCGACTCGTTGACTGCGCAGCGGATGCGGTTCGAAAACTTCCGCGCGCTGACCTGGTGGCAGATGAACCGGCAGGTCAACGGTCAACCATAG
- a CDS encoding ribbon-helix-helix protein, CopG family: protein MTAYAKIAISLPPDDLAAADRLARAQDRSRSWIVAEAIRRYVAEQERESVHALGSSRAAQVKRDLALTATERIREADELGVLSVASSRPIEQPRTFQTYDAFAKWRRRGRT, encoded by the coding sequence ATGACCGCATACGCAAAAATCGCGATCTCGCTACCGCCGGACGATCTCGCCGCCGCCGACCGTTTGGCGCGCGCGCAGGATCGTTCGCGCAGCTGGATCGTGGCCGAGGCGATCCGACGATACGTCGCCGAGCAGGAGCGGGAGAGCGTGCATGCCCTCGGATCGTCGCGCGCCGCGCAGGTGAAGCGCGACCTTGCGCTGACGGCCACCGAGCGGATCCGCGAGGCCGACGAACTCGGCGTGCTTTCCGTGGCGTCGTCACGGCCCATCGAGCAACCGCGCACGTTCCAAACCTACGACGCATTTGCCAAGTGGCGGCGGCGTGGCCGAACGTGA
- a CDS encoding twin-arginine translocation signal domain-containing protein, producing the protein MTKPFSRRDWIKTAGVAGGTGAAGPGDRPGEHHASRDPGHGRPDRHSRRVRARRCG; encoded by the coding sequence ATGACCAAGCCGTTTTCGCGACGTGACTGGATCAAGACCGCTGGCGTTGCCGGTGGCACTGGCGCCGCTGGACCTGGTGACCGGCCTGGCGAACATCACGCCAGCCGAGACCCCGGCCACGGCCGTCCCGATCGACATTCGCGCCGCGTACGCGCCCGGCGATGTGGTTGA
- the araD gene encoding L-ribulose-5-phosphate 4-epimerase AraD, translated as MSAARGLRKRALQVSRALREAVCEANIELFRRGLARFTFGNASGVDRELGLIVIKPSGVAYDALTPAQLVVTDLQGNVVDGALRPSSDLPTHAALYRAFPLVGGVVHTHSMFATAFAQARREIPCLGTTHADYFHGAIPVTKPLSAAAIAADYEVNTGLAIVRRFKLLDASTMPAVLVANHASFCWGASVERAVEHASYLEEVATMAYHTLQIAPNALAIPRVLLDKHFLRKHGADAYYGQRS; from the coding sequence ATGAGTGCGGCGCGTGGGTTGCGCAAACGGGCGCTGCAAGTTTCGCGCGCGCTGCGCGAGGCGGTGTGTGAGGCCAACATCGAGCTGTTTCGTCGCGGCCTCGCGCGATTCACCTTTGGCAATGCCAGCGGCGTGGATCGCGAGTTGGGACTGATTGTCATCAAGCCCAGCGGCGTAGCGTATGATGCGTTGACGCCGGCCCAATTGGTGGTGACCGATCTGCAGGGGAACGTGGTTGACGGCGCCCTGCGTCCTTCGTCTGACCTGCCCACGCACGCCGCGCTTTACCGGGCGTTCCCGCTGGTGGGGGGCGTGGTGCACACGCATTCCATGTTCGCGACGGCATTTGCGCAGGCACGGCGGGAGATTCCGTGTCTGGGCACCACGCACGCGGACTATTTCCATGGTGCCATCCCGGTGACCAAACCGTTGTCGGCCGCGGCCATTGCGGCAGACTACGAGGTGAACACCGGTCTGGCGATTGTGCGACGATTCAAGTTGTTGGACGCGAGTACAATGCCGGCGGTGCTGGTGGCCAATCACGCCAGTTTCTGCTGGGGGGCGTCGGTTGAGCGCGCGGTGGAGCACGCATCGTATCTGGAGGAGGTCGCCACCATGGCGTATCACACCCTGCAGATCGCGCCGAATGCGCTGGCGATACCGCGGGTGTTGCTGGACAAGCATTTTCTGCGCAAGCATGGTGCGGACGCGTACTACGGGCAGCGGTCCTGA